The following are encoded in a window of Ignicoccus islandicus DSM 13165 genomic DNA:
- a CDS encoding RecB-family nuclease, producing the protein MKVYLVAHAPSSVQRLEDFAKLAFNLDLVDVLVVTKPSGVAAQVGLPEISKMAYKLDKKLVVLPDIDDAVELLKPDKVYTVSHDYGRRVRELEKADSVMIVVGLSDPGLTKTEAQKGEAIYPDGTSGDIGPIAAVSILLSGLGK; encoded by the coding sequence TTGAAGGTATACTTGGTTGCGCACGCTCCATCGAGCGTCCAAAGGCTCGAGGACTTCGCTAAGTTAGCTTTTAACTTAGATTTGGTGGACGTCCTAGTGGTCACCAAGCCTTCGGGAGTGGCAGCCCAAGTCGGGCTCCCTGAAATATCCAAGATGGCCTATAAGCTAGATAAGAAGTTAGTGGTTTTACCCGATATAGATGATGCAGTAGAGTTACTTAAACCGGACAAGGTCTACACTGTCTCCCATGACTACGGTCGAAGAGTTAGGGAACTGGAGAAGGCTGATAGCGTAATGATAGTAGTTGGATTGAGCGATCCGGGCCTTACTAAGACGGAAGCTCAGAAAGGAGAGGCAATATATCCAGACGGTACTTCCGGCGACATAGGTCCTATAGCTGCCGTTTCAATACTGCTATCGGGACTCGGAAAGTGA
- a CDS encoding RNA-binding domain-containing protein, with protein MIDRVEIQVHSHATEDVEKVKEAVRKLLGVEQIEFTELKARGHHGNPIITLIATLKGKEAERAVRNLLSKMDEFDFEIMVRELDIRSEKSKLYLRFDKQKAYLGKTEMSSGSDVIRVVIVFKGRKVSEDLLRELRGSE; from the coding sequence GTGATAGATAGGGTCGAAATCCAAGTTCACTCCCACGCTACCGAGGACGTTGAGAAAGTGAAGGAGGCAGTTAGGAAGCTACTGGGCGTTGAGCAAATAGAGTTCACTGAGTTGAAGGCAAGGGGGCACCACGGCAATCCGATAATTACGTTAATCGCTACCCTCAAAGGGAAAGAGGCTGAGAGGGCCGTAAGGAACCTCTTATCGAAAATGGATGAGTTCGATTTCGAAATTATGGTTAGAGAATTAGATATCAGGAGCGAGAAAAGCAAACTGTACTTGAGGTTCGATAAACAAAAGGCTTACCTCGGTAAGACTGAAATGAGCTCCGGATCGGACGTAATAAGGGTAGTAATAGTGTTCAAGGGAAGGAAAGTGAGCGAGGACTTGCTAAGGGAGCTCAGAGGTTCGGAGTGA
- a CDS encoding helix-turn-helix transcriptional regulator has product MWKEVRGSKCLVALIYVCVHGEASFKEVINALELSKSSLWECLHRLEELNLVKTFKALTLIGRPKLMVRCTEKGLKELSELSQLIGVDLLGTRGKRWMERDEPGDAPPTEGDEGPGSSHEPAFL; this is encoded by the coding sequence GTGTGGAAGGAAGTAAGGGGGAGTAAGTGCTTAGTTGCTTTGATTTACGTATGCGTTCACGGAGAAGCCAGCTTCAAGGAAGTAATCAATGCGTTAGAACTGAGTAAGTCTTCCTTGTGGGAGTGCCTACATAGGTTAGAGGAACTGAACTTAGTCAAAACCTTCAAAGCGCTAACCTTGATAGGGAGACCTAAACTAATGGTGAGGTGTACGGAGAAGGGATTAAAGGAGCTGAGCGAACTCTCTCAATTAATAGGCGTTGATTTATTAGGAACGAGGGGAAAGCGATGGATGGAACGCGATGAGCCCGGGGATGCCCCCCCGACGGAGGGGGACGAAGGACCGGGGAGCAGTCACGAACCCGCCTTCTTGTAA
- the gatB gene encoding Asp-tRNA(Asn)/Glu-tRNA(Gln) amidotransferase subunit GatB, with amino-acid sequence MATIGLEVHVQLTSLKTKLFCSCPSDYRDKPPNTNVCPVCLGLPGALPILNERAVEMAVSLCLALKGKVSEKMVFARKHYFYPDLPKGFQISQFTKLGSSPICTGGYIPINVDGKEKVVRIRRVQLEEDPGRLVWPQGFASRYVLVDYNRSGVALLEIVTEPDMESPREARAFLEKLRSVLEHLGICDCSLEGAMRADANVSVPGGERVEVKNIGSPKEVEKALTFEIVRQTTLIKQGGKVERETRHWDSSKRVTIPSRSKEFEADYRYMPEPNIPPYYVSEEMIERIRMELPELPDERAERFVKEYKVSEYLAKVLTSSKKLADTFEEVAKTVGDPIRVANFLVVEYLRWVKELGMDIGEGLNAGYLKELFNMVDKGEITWKQAKEIVFPEVLKTGKRPKAIAKEKGLRAIKDVSEIEKIVEKVIKSNPKAVEDAKRNEKAINFLVGQVLKATKGRADPKLVREMIKEKISKS; translated from the coding sequence ATGGCGACCATAGGGCTCGAAGTCCACGTTCAATTAACGTCATTAAAAACGAAGCTCTTCTGTTCTTGTCCTAGCGATTACAGGGACAAGCCGCCTAACACTAACGTCTGCCCAGTTTGCTTGGGGTTGCCCGGTGCGTTACCTATTCTCAACGAAAGGGCCGTTGAAATGGCAGTTTCTCTATGTCTGGCTTTAAAGGGTAAAGTAAGCGAAAAGATGGTGTTCGCAAGGAAACACTACTTTTACCCCGATCTACCTAAGGGATTCCAAATCTCGCAATTCACCAAGCTAGGCTCTTCTCCAATTTGTACCGGTGGTTACATACCGATAAACGTCGATGGAAAGGAAAAGGTAGTCAGAATAAGAAGGGTTCAGTTAGAGGAAGATCCCGGGAGGCTCGTTTGGCCTCAAGGCTTCGCGTCGAGGTACGTATTGGTAGATTACAATAGATCCGGTGTAGCGTTGCTGGAAATAGTGACGGAACCCGATATGGAGAGTCCGAGGGAAGCGAGGGCCTTCCTCGAAAAGCTCAGGAGCGTATTGGAGCACTTAGGCATTTGCGATTGTTCCTTGGAAGGCGCAATGAGGGCAGACGCTAACGTAAGCGTTCCCGGTGGAGAGAGGGTCGAAGTAAAGAACATAGGCTCCCCTAAAGAAGTGGAGAAGGCCTTAACGTTCGAAATAGTGAGGCAAACTACTTTGATAAAGCAAGGCGGGAAGGTTGAGAGGGAAACTAGACACTGGGACTCTTCGAAGAGGGTTACAATACCATCTAGAAGTAAGGAATTTGAGGCAGATTACAGATACATGCCGGAGCCTAACATACCGCCATATTACGTAAGTGAGGAAATGATAGAGAGAATTAGAATGGAATTGCCTGAACTACCGGACGAGAGGGCAGAGAGATTCGTAAAAGAGTATAAAGTTAGCGAATATTTAGCTAAGGTACTGACCTCTTCCAAGAAATTAGCGGATACCTTCGAAGAAGTCGCTAAAACTGTAGGCGACCCAATTAGGGTAGCGAACTTCCTCGTAGTCGAGTACTTGAGATGGGTCAAGGAGCTCGGTATGGACATTGGCGAGGGTTTAAATGCAGGGTATTTGAAGGAACTGTTCAACATGGTTGATAAAGGAGAAATTACTTGGAAGCAGGCTAAGGAGATCGTATTCCCGGAGGTACTGAAGACAGGTAAAAGACCGAAAGCTATAGCTAAAGAAAAGGGACTTCGCGCAATTAAAGACGTTAGTGAAATTGAAAAAATCGTGGAAAAAGTAATTAAAAGCAATCCGAAAGCCGTAGAGGACGCCAAGAGGAACGAAAAAGCAATCAACTTCCTCGTAGGTCAAGTGCTCAAGGCTACTAAGGGAAGGGCAGATCCCAAATTAGTAAGGGAAATGATTAAAGAGAAAATTAGTAAGAGTTGA
- a CDS encoding cytochrome c3 family protein: MQALLGLLLLLVGAGTIAIFVVGTQLCSLAPSAEDAWKYVEEKGVRIADHTEVFQKFNVTKYEGSKTCLKCHEKEVRDLVHSYHYRLINQVDDVAGKGVTWAGSRTLYNDFCGAIFWNGNVSVNFIGKAVLKKTPPGKEELKGKLIATGCSMCHGVSLGKIPSVTPTKEDLENVDCLVCHSNYYKGGAIGVKKGMKVVVKTEKGWRYVPNIPIEKAAKIVAKPSKDACLACHAFAGGGPHFKRPNLSPDLMGTVSVHFDVHMARGLHCVDCHKFEDHKVGTKAVGTWSREAEAVACTDCHKERHRAPIVGFIIENFHHKVACQTCHIPYIAHGQYPIDVERDWRHIEFNEKLGRWEPKLVLKKNVKPAYLWWNGKERKAYLYPDPVNGNEIVYAAPVGSEEDGKIYPFREHVAYVPFDEQKRIPIPIKVGVVFALGDVNKAVQMGAQVANLTFTGKFIKMVRYMNVDHGVVPVSESLKCVDCHSPWSRLPLEELGYWYPPIIYYGSPVVALIGLALLVLSLRKK; the protein is encoded by the coding sequence ATGCAAGCGCTTTTGGGTCTTCTACTACTTTTAGTAGGCGCCGGCACCATAGCGATATTCGTCGTGGGAACCCAGCTCTGTTCGCTCGCCCCCAGTGCAGAGGACGCATGGAAATACGTTGAAGAGAAGGGAGTCAGAATAGCTGATCACACGGAAGTGTTCCAAAAGTTCAACGTAACGAAGTACGAAGGTTCTAAGACGTGCTTGAAGTGTCACGAGAAGGAGGTAAGGGACCTAGTCCACAGCTATCACTATCGACTGATAAACCAAGTAGACGACGTAGCTGGAAAAGGCGTTACTTGGGCCGGTAGTAGAACGCTCTACAACGACTTCTGCGGAGCTATCTTCTGGAACGGAAACGTATCCGTTAACTTCATTGGGAAGGCCGTATTAAAGAAAACTCCACCCGGAAAAGAAGAACTGAAGGGCAAGCTAATCGCTACTGGCTGCTCCATGTGTCACGGAGTGAGCCTAGGCAAGATACCGAGCGTAACTCCTACCAAGGAGGACTTGGAGAACGTCGACTGCCTCGTATGTCACTCAAACTACTACAAAGGAGGGGCAATTGGAGTTAAGAAAGGAATGAAAGTAGTTGTTAAGACCGAAAAGGGATGGAGGTACGTACCCAATATCCCTATTGAGAAGGCCGCTAAGATAGTTGCGAAGCCTTCTAAGGACGCCTGCCTCGCTTGTCACGCGTTCGCGGGTGGAGGCCCGCACTTCAAGAGACCTAACTTAAGCCCGGACCTAATGGGTACGGTTTCCGTTCACTTCGACGTTCATATGGCTAGAGGTCTCCACTGCGTAGACTGCCATAAGTTCGAAGACCATAAAGTAGGTACGAAAGCGGTAGGTACGTGGTCTAGGGAAGCTGAAGCGGTCGCTTGCACGGACTGCCACAAGGAGAGGCACAGGGCCCCTATAGTCGGTTTCATTATTGAGAACTTCCATCACAAGGTAGCTTGCCAGACTTGCCACATTCCGTACATAGCTCACGGACAGTATCCGATAGACGTGGAGAGGGACTGGAGACACATTGAGTTCAACGAGAAGCTCGGTAGATGGGAGCCTAAGCTCGTCCTAAAGAAGAACGTGAAGCCCGCTTATCTATGGTGGAACGGCAAGGAAAGAAAGGCCTACTTGTATCCCGATCCAGTGAACGGTAACGAAATAGTATACGCTGCTCCCGTAGGGAGCGAGGAAGACGGCAAAATCTATCCCTTCAGAGAACACGTTGCTTACGTGCCTTTCGACGAACAGAAGAGGATACCAATACCGATCAAGGTCGGCGTTGTGTTCGCGCTCGGAGACGTAAACAAGGCCGTACAAATGGGAGCGCAAGTAGCTAACTTGACGTTTACTGGCAAATTCATAAAAATGGTTAGGTACATGAACGTGGATCACGGCGTCGTGCCAGTATCGGAGTCCTTGAAGTGCGTCGATTGCCACAGTCCATGGAGCAGGCTTCCGTTAGAAGAGTTGGGCTACTGGTACCCGCCTATAATATACTACGGAAGCCCGGTAGTGGCGCTAATAGGTCTGGCCCTCCTAGTCCTTTCTCTTAGAAAGAAGTAG
- a CDS encoding TM1812 family CRISPR-associated protein: MSLLVISTWGFSGSWKRVTYRLDDLRKVLETPLSSEVISCNVLKLFKGENIRRVILLPITLLDTKVNNFEEAEDVIRNSIIASNPDDNCKRDLEEILHDSQVKVVLGSGYFLSNTNLNEFIVPFSSVLSDIYLKIYESLEEAYNNPRSELRIILDITHGVNYYPVSLRAVVEKMLAIMSHRGRTKLYVASSDPFISSRNSQSKDIEKKVLKYHIIEWREFPKSKVFSMTSNIKLKSIVRSRDELNTQLRGLKSIVKYIKLLEVPSILAWSYLKYKLYEPLNKCDKNSIDKAKELLEEIKKEAKRFSIEGNKFIFPKEFDPEGIFDLISLIEIGRALSDLNGKIEDNLYVVNLKDLKSYNERYSEYMEAVSKHLWKKEFDDLVRAVELYRERILDANEALEVIPLNGIEKLELDNILIDKLKKMEKRKIQRKLEELRSLISMGWLPYSFLKVEARKKNGEDKDESKDKEYLLKELIKEALWWAVWDNSLNENYVRNFIAHAGLEKNLTFVSSESVGYYIPYLEQIISIMK, encoded by the coding sequence TTGAGCCTGTTGGTCATATCGACATGGGGATTTTCGGGAAGCTGGAAGAGAGTTACTTACCGATTAGACGACCTACGGAAGGTTCTCGAAACTCCGTTATCTTCTGAAGTCATTTCATGTAATGTACTGAAACTTTTTAAAGGAGAGAATATAAGGAGAGTAATACTCCTACCGATAACGCTCCTTGATACCAAAGTCAACAACTTCGAGGAAGCAGAAGATGTGATACGGAATTCGATTATTGCATCGAATCCTGATGACAATTGCAAGAGAGATTTAGAAGAAATTCTACACGATTCCCAAGTAAAAGTAGTCTTGGGTAGTGGGTATTTCCTTTCGAATACAAATCTTAATGAATTTATTGTGCCTTTTAGTAGCGTGTTGTCTGACATATACTTGAAAATATATGAGAGCTTGGAGGAAGCATATAACAATCCAAGGAGCGAGCTCAGAATTATTCTAGATATAACTCACGGCGTTAATTACTATCCAGTAAGTTTGAGAGCAGTAGTTGAGAAAATGTTAGCAATTATGAGTCATAGGGGAAGAACCAAGTTATACGTTGCTTCGAGCGATCCATTTATATCCTCACGTAATAGTCAAAGCAAAGATATTGAAAAAAAGGTACTTAAGTATCACATAATTGAATGGAGAGAATTTCCGAAATCGAAAGTATTTTCGATGACCTCTAACATCAAACTTAAAAGCATTGTAAGGAGTCGCGACGAATTAAACACTCAACTTAGAGGGCTTAAGAGTATAGTAAAATACATAAAGCTATTAGAGGTCCCAAGCATCCTTGCGTGGAGTTATCTTAAGTATAAATTATATGAACCATTGAATAAGTGCGATAAAAATAGCATAGATAAGGCTAAGGAACTACTGGAAGAGATCAAGAAAGAAGCTAAACGGTTTAGTATCGAAGGGAATAAGTTTATTTTCCCAAAGGAATTCGACCCTGAGGGTATATTCGATTTAATATCGTTAATTGAAATTGGAAGAGCTCTCAGTGACTTAAATGGAAAAATTGAGGATAACCTATACGTAGTAAATCTCAAAGATTTGAAGAGTTATAATGAAAGGTATAGCGAATACATGGAAGCAGTATCTAAACATCTTTGGAAGAAGGAATTCGATGATTTGGTGAGAGCAGTTGAGCTATACCGAGAAAGGATACTTGATGCTAATGAAGCCCTAGAGGTAATTCCACTTAATGGTATCGAAAAGCTAGAACTTGATAATATTTTGATAGACAAGTTAAAGAAAATGGAAAAGAGGAAGATCCAAAGAAAGTTAGAGGAACTACGTAGTCTAATCTCGATGGGGTGGCTTCCATACTCGTTCCTTAAAGTTGAAGCTAGAAAGAAGAACGGTGAAGATAAGGACGAGAGCAAGGACAAGGAATACTTACTGAAAGAACTTATAAAAGAAGCGCTATGGTGGGCTGTCTGGGATAACTCACTTAACGAGAATTACGTAAGAAACTTCATAGCTCATGCAGGCCTAGAGAAGAACCTAACTTTCGTGAGTAGCGAGAGCGTTGGTTACTATATTCCATACCTCGAGCAAATAATAAGTATTATGAAATGA
- a CDS encoding ATP-binding protein, translated as MANNERFKKSFTPWIPDKDTFKCLENTREELRELIQAIRDFYDDSREYFNEYIGTGESETERLINNYKKLCRYIESRSNAIFVHGPPGSGKSTIMGHALWYLSINEDSRFSEHPINVPLYLLGILDISLLPPNDTLMQWLFTLLEENTRELIERYNKLGYTREEDIENMKELKRHLNSLKKYFPFFETGIVDLAKFFSTDIEELEEVVQ; from the coding sequence GTGGCCAATAACGAACGCTTTAAAAAGTCTTTTACACCATGGATTCCGGATAAGGACACGTTCAAATGTCTCGAAAATACACGAGAAGAGTTACGTGAATTAATTCAAGCAATACGTGACTTTTACGATGATTCAAGGGAGTACTTTAACGAATATATCGGGACGGGTGAATCAGAAACAGAAAGACTGATCAATAACTATAAAAAGTTATGCAGATACATCGAGTCAAGATCCAACGCCATATTCGTACATGGTCCGCCCGGAAGTGGAAAATCCACAATAATGGGTCACGCCTTGTGGTATCTCTCAATTAATGAGGATTCGAGGTTTTCTGAACATCCGATTAATGTCCCGTTATATCTCCTCGGGATTCTTGATATAAGCTTACTACCCCCAAACGATACCCTAATGCAATGGCTCTTTACACTGTTAGAAGAAAATACTAGGGAATTGATCGAACGTTACAATAAACTTGGCTATACTCGAGAAGAAGATATAGAGAATATGAAAGAACTCAAAAGACATCTTAATAGTTTGAAGAAATATTTCCCATTCTTTGAAACGGGAATTGTAGACCTAGCAAAGTTTTTCTCGACGGATATAGAGGAATTGGAAGAGGTTGTTCAATAA
- the cmr4 gene encoding type III-B CRISPR module RAMP protein Cmr4, with translation MKNFEDKVLPALMSAITHVHVGSGKSYGDVDQPIIRDPLGVPFIPGSSIKGALKSKFLIEKNCVEKCNGDCEQEEKCEEECYQVYCLFGPERGDKGASRIVVADFYPLFVPMPSLSSGYVYVTSNFLLQYAETLNVKLVEGKGESEEIFIGTQKIKAEVVRINERIIEIHPFLKNFYRKADGKGYVTVYKINDKHLFHLIDRALLRLTRVKIERTTKTAERNKLWTEEYLPHGTILVGAFVYRPWRNACCEKCKHCENLLEELNDIFFVVGGKETIGKGLARIKVMEGA, from the coding sequence TTGAAAAACTTTGAGGATAAAGTTCTGCCAGCATTAATGAGTGCAATTACCCACGTTCACGTTGGTTCTGGAAAAAGCTACGGTGATGTAGATCAACCAATAATTAGGGATCCCCTTGGAGTACCTTTCATACCCGGTTCTTCCATAAAAGGAGCTCTCAAATCGAAGTTCCTAATTGAGAAGAATTGCGTAGAGAAGTGTAATGGGGACTGCGAGCAAGAGGAGAAATGTGAAGAGGAATGTTATCAAGTGTATTGCCTTTTCGGACCTGAAAGAGGAGATAAGGGGGCATCTAGAATAGTTGTTGCAGACTTCTATCCTCTTTTCGTTCCTATGCCATCGCTAAGTAGCGGATACGTTTACGTAACATCGAATTTCCTTTTGCAATATGCAGAAACTCTTAACGTTAAATTGGTAGAAGGGAAAGGAGAGAGTGAGGAAATATTCATTGGAACCCAGAAGATCAAAGCTGAAGTGGTTAGAATCAATGAACGTATCATAGAGATTCATCCATTTCTAAAGAATTTCTATAGAAAGGCGGACGGTAAGGGATACGTAACGGTGTACAAGATCAACGACAAGCATCTATTCCACCTCATAGATAGAGCGCTATTAAGACTCACGAGAGTTAAGATAGAGAGGACTACGAAGACTGCCGAACGTAATAAACTTTGGACTGAGGAATACCTACCTCACGGAACCATTCTGGTGGGCGCCTTCGTATACAGACCTTGGAGAAATGCTTGCTGCGAAAAATGCAAACATTGCGAGAACCTCTTAGAAGAGTTGAATGACATATTCTTCGTAGTTGGTGGTAAGGAAACGATTGGCAAGGGCTTGGCTAGAATCAAAGTAATGGAGGGAGCATAG
- a CDS encoding type III-B CRISPR module-associated protein Cmr5: MSETIATVANPMKLALTHILKIERLRKEYLEKQLVEDSEKLDLGGFVTRMKQYPSLLMSSGLVTSVSFYISKIEKEKGSGEALRLLYEYLTTNRDESHEDEERSVLEKLTTSESVRKAILSEMKSDAKGYLIASALLIAAISEFSRAIGLELPDEGEFLTKFIEFLKELLEDTSLENLILLENLMREYSIEVKRLVEAYKSIVWEGKDNGKA, translated from the coding sequence ATGAGCGAAACGATAGCGACGGTAGCTAATCCCATGAAGTTAGCGCTAACTCACATTCTGAAAATAGAACGCCTTAGGAAGGAGTACCTTGAGAAACAGTTAGTGGAGGACAGCGAAAAGCTTGATCTCGGGGGATTCGTTACTCGAATGAAGCAATATCCGTCGCTCTTGATGAGTTCCGGTTTAGTAACTTCAGTAAGCTTCTATATATCGAAAATTGAAAAAGAGAAAGGATCCGGTGAAGCATTGAGACTTCTTTACGAATACCTCACTACTAATCGCGATGAAAGTCATGAAGACGAAGAAAGATCAGTACTTGAAAAGTTGACTACTAGCGAATCAGTGAGGAAAGCAATTCTTAGTGAAATGAAGAGCGACGCGAAGGGGTACCTAATTGCATCAGCATTGCTAATAGCAGCTATAAGCGAGTTCTCACGGGCGATAGGCCTTGAATTGCCCGATGAGGGAGAATTCCTAACGAAATTCATTGAATTCTTAAAGGAATTACTTGAGGACACATCGTTAGAAAATCTAATTCTATTAGAAAACTTGATGAGGGAGTACTCCATTGAGGTAAAGAGGCTTGTAGAGGCTTATAAGTCAATTGTATGGGAGGGTAAAGATAATGGAAAGGCCTGA
- the cmr6 gene encoding type III-B CRISPR module RAMP protein Cmr6, producing MERPDLKAEEMYVRAVLSGGGTLDERSKKAIVRIITGNVSFLQEMLKLSKENMEAIETGYEKAGYMVGSINVVLKSEGLVGIGSGAFKSIFEVGLNIDPILGLPYYPGSGIKGAVRSFIESFLPSGKGIEYLEEIFGSSRANKGEEVSSSDGSSGAEGMIVFSDMYPIGCKSGGCSIYTPLVITPHYFKGGKVVDTELDVQPVPVVHIGISKDLVFKLIIAIRKDLKERLMKNLKGIFEMIKKSDGTTPLFKGIREDPLIAIGLITIYTLNMGIGARSAKGYNLFEPYSGPLAFKVSKYVLRR from the coding sequence ATGGAAAGGCCTGACTTAAAGGCGGAAGAAATGTATGTAAGGGCAGTCCTCAGCGGAGGAGGTACTCTGGACGAGCGTTCCAAGAAGGCTATAGTAAGAATAATTACAGGCAACGTTTCATTTCTCCAGGAGATGCTTAAGCTATCGAAAGAGAACATGGAAGCCATCGAAACGGGATACGAGAAAGCCGGATATATGGTCGGATCAATAAATGTGGTCCTCAAGTCAGAGGGCTTAGTGGGTATAGGTTCTGGCGCTTTTAAGTCAATCTTTGAGGTTGGCCTAAATATCGATCCTATCTTAGGTTTACCCTACTATCCGGGATCTGGGATTAAAGGCGCAGTGAGATCGTTCATCGAAAGCTTCTTACCTTCGGGGAAAGGAATTGAATACTTGGAGGAGATATTTGGTTCAAGTAGAGCTAATAAGGGTGAGGAGGTCAGCTCAAGTGATGGTTCGAGTGGAGCCGAAGGCATGATAGTGTTCTCAGATATGTATCCAATAGGTTGCAAGAGTGGTGGGTGCTCGATATATACACCACTAGTAATTACTCCACATTACTTCAAAGGCGGTAAGGTAGTTGATACGGAGTTAGACGTTCAGCCAGTCCCCGTTGTACACATAGGTATATCAAAGGACTTGGTATTCAAATTAATAATAGCTATTAGGAAGGACTTGAAAGAACGATTAATGAAAAACCTGAAAGGGATATTCGAAATGATCAAGAAAAGCGATGGAACGACCCCTCTTTTCAAAGGAATTAGAGAAGATCCCTTAATCGCGATAGGTTTGATTACTATATATACTCTAAATATGGGTATCGGAGCGAGATCGGCTAAAGGCTATAACTTGTTCGAACCGTATTCGGGTCCCCTTGCATTCAAAGTTAGTAAGTACGTTCTAAGGAGGTAA